One part of the Chryseobacterium sp. 7 genome encodes these proteins:
- a CDS encoding sensor histidine kinase, whose protein sequence is MRVWAFIFAFISLTVSGQRHISPWHNIDNGVSPMEPPFYQTILFRVSAAILILIIITVIFQLTTNFLRIKNKTLKQIVHNKNSELKETYLHLELVKSNLQKETEYQKKLVETISHDITTPIRFIAMLSQKIHESDDVELQKKYFDSIYKSSEQLYQFTLNLKEYTELYKAENIFEEKEYPINRILEIKNRLFCEIAKEKGTVITNLTEHKVYSRVNESILTAIIHNILDNAVKNTFEENITLNITETPQKSTIIIADTGTGMSTEQIASYMSLFKNPKLETPSFKGKGLGLHMVIHLVKKINAEIGFRQNKPQGTVVEITLNKN, encoded by the coding sequence ATGAGAGTTTGGGCATTTATTTTTGCTTTTATATCTTTAACTGTTTCCGGACAGCGCCACATTTCCCCGTGGCACAATATAGACAACGGAGTTTCACCAATGGAGCCTCCTTTTTATCAGACAATCCTGTTCAGAGTGTCTGCAGCCATCCTTATTCTGATTATTATTACCGTTATTTTCCAGCTAACGACTAATTTTTTAAGAATAAAAAATAAAACATTAAAACAAATTGTTCACAATAAAAATTCTGAGCTAAAAGAAACTTATCTCCACCTGGAACTGGTAAAGAGTAATTTGCAAAAGGAAACAGAATATCAGAAAAAGCTGGTAGAAACTATCAGCCATGATATTACAACACCCATCAGGTTTATTGCGATGCTTTCTCAAAAAATTCATGAGTCTGATGATGTAGAGCTTCAGAAGAAATATTTTGACAGCATTTATAAATCGTCGGAGCAGCTGTATCAGTTTACCCTGAACTTAAAGGAATACACAGAGCTTTACAAAGCTGAAAATATCTTTGAAGAAAAAGAATATCCTATCAATAGAATCCTTGAAATCAAGAACAGATTATTCTGTGAAATTGCTAAGGAAAAAGGAACTGTTATTACCAATCTCACTGAACATAAAGTATACTCCAGAGTTAATGAAAGTATCTTAACCGCTATTATTCACAACATCCTGGATAATGCAGTGAAAAACACTTTTGAGGAAAATATAACTTTAAATATTACAGAAACTCCACAAAAATCTACCATAATAATTGCCGATACAGGAACTGGAATGTCTACAGAACAGATTGCAAGTTATATGAGCCTGTTTAAAAATCCTAAGCTTGAAACTCCCAGCTTCAAGGGAAAAGGGCTTGGCCTGCATATGGTGATTCATCTGGTGAAAAAGATCAATGCTGAAATCGGTTTCAGGCAAAACAAACCTCAGGGGACTGTGGTAGAAATAACACTCAATAAAAACTAA